The sequence TCATTTTAATGGCTAGAAGGGAATTAATGGAACGGAATCAAACATATGTTTTCTAAATCTTTGATACCGTTCCatatattccattccagccattacaatgagcccaccCTCCTTTAACTCCTACAACTAGCATCCATTGTTGTCTGTGTGTTTAGGCCAAGACATGGGGTATTGCTACACAGAAGGGACAAGGCAAACCGTTTTTTTAATATCCTGAAAAGCCTTATAATGCCATGCTTTGTTCAGGTTTGTTGCACTGGCTCTATGGGACCCCTAGAGaaatgtcaccctgctcctctgcacactccactggcttccagtctaAACTCGCATCTATTGCATGACCATgttgcttgcctacggagcagcaagagaAACTGCCCCTGCCTACCCTCAgtctatgctcaaaccctacatccCAACCTGAGTACTcggttctgccacctctggtctcttggcccacCCACCCCTACGGTAGGGCAGCTCCTGCTCAGCCAGGTCCAAGCTcttccccaatggtggaaccagcttcccactgaagctaggacagcagagtcctgaaaccctacctcttcaaagagcaTCTTAAATAATCCCCCACTTCACCTCGACCCTTGCacgtgacccccccccccacacacacacacactttatttagAAAAAGTTCACTTACTATGCTTGTAATATATGGTTTTCCCACCTAGTGTTCTTAAGATGAacgcactaactgtaagtcgttctgtataagagtgtctgctaaatgactaaaatgagaAGTGGatattgtttctctctctctgtgtgtgtgtgtgtgtgtgtgtgtgtgtgtgtgtgtgtgtgtgtgtgtgtgtgtgtgtgtgtgtgtgtgtgtgtgtgtgtgtgtgtgtgtgtgtgtgtgtgtgtgtgtgtgtgtgtagttatttagTCATAAAACAAATCAAAGCTGCTGGTCAGGTTGATGTGTGATAGGGTTAATTATAACGTATCCTCAAAGTTATTCAGTCAGCAACAAGACAGGAATGCAGGATATTTAGCTTAATTCAAAGCAACTCGACTAGATGTGTGAGGTGGGGAATGAAAATACGCGTATGTGCGCTGAAAACAACACGTTTTATATGATTTTCCTACTTTTGAACAGAAATTCCACAGTTCACGGGCTCAATAACTGAATTAAACTTCAGTCCTCCTTCTCATCGCTTTCCTCATCACCAGGGAGTACCTCCCCCGCTCTCGTCTTGTAACATGAACGAGCGGTACCTTTTTCCATCAAATGTTTTCTTCGTCATGGGCAAATCTCAGTGTAGTGAAGATCTCGCTCACGGCTTTTCATTGCGTTCCGGTTGTTTGATGCGCGGGCGATGATGGGACGCGGTCTTTCACGCACTGACTGGTACCCGACTGGATAAAACACCTTTTTTTAAAGAGGAATTTTGCTGACTTCTCCAACTTTTATTTTCTAATGCTTGCAGGTATGATTGTTTTGTTAACTCTAGAAGCAACTACCATGTCAATACATTCACGTGACAGACGGGAATGTATAGACGCATCAAGCATTACTAATCAATGATTATCAAATCCAATTTCCACTCTTACAGTTGCATCATTTACTTTGCTTTGTGTGATTAGGCTACTATGACCAATGTGAGAAAGTCTCAGGGTTTTATCACCATCACCATTACACTAATAGGCTAAGTGACTCTGATATATCCAGTAATTCCTCTAATCATAATTCGTTGACGTATTAAACAAATCATATTCCTGGTCACTTTCATAAACCAGATGGAGATTTTTTTTATCAAGCATTTGAATTTGTGCTGCATTCAAACaaataatttatttgaatttaaGCTTGGTATGATCATATATTCCTTGTGTAGAGAATAGTTGTAAAACATCAGAGGAATTTAGGCTATTGTTGGAGCCAATTAAATTGAACAATTTCCCACCCTGTGCCAACAACGAAATGGACTTCACCACCAGCGCTATCTGCCGGTGACAACGCTTTTGCAGAGAGAATACTTCGATAACACTCAAGCAGTTGGTGATGACTGTAGGGGATTGAGCGCCCTCTGCTGGCCTCATTTTATACACCAGTCACCTGTTTCTTTTTGCGCaatcttccttcctctctctgtcttttaggCCCCGGTGGAGCAGTGCGATGACTCCCATTCCCCTGTGTCTGCTGCTGCTCTGTGCCCTGCCCCTGTGTGTTCTTGCCTGGGGGGGCcatggtgatggtgttgatgaagAGTATGGCTGGTCCATGCAGAGGGTCCCGTTAATTCTAGACAGGCACACAGTGCATCTGCGGAGCCCCACGTTTGGTGGGAAGGTTGAGGGGGCaggtgaggatgaggagggagggtgtgGGATAAAGTGTCAGAGTGCCCGCCCCCCTCCCGACTGGGCCACACTGGAGAGCATGCTGGGATACGAGACGGTGTACGAGAacggcacacgcacacacagcaacgTCACGCTGCAGGGCCTGAATGACACAACCTCACACACGCCCTTACACACCCCCTCACACACTCGCAGGAAACGTCAGGTGTATGGCGAGGACGGGCGCTTTGTCATCTCGGACAGCCACTTCACCACCAGCTACCCGTTCTCCACGGCGGTCCGCCTGTCCACGGGCTGCTCCGGGGTCCAAGTGTCTGAAAAACACATACTGACGGCGGCCCACTGCGTCCACGATGGGAAGGACTACCTGCAGGGGGTCCGCAGGCTGAAAGTGGGGGTCCTACAGGTCAAATCTAAACGAGGtaggaggggtgggaggaggagaggggggaggagaggaggagaagaggggcaAAGAGAGGAAGTAGTAGGAGTAGAGGAGAAAGGGAATGGGATAGATGGAGAAGAAccgagacaggaggagagacagagaggagggaggagaggaggaggagaggggcaaggagaggaagtggtaggaggagaggagaaagggaatgggatagatggagaagaaccgagacaggaggagagacagagaggagggaggagaggaggaggagaggggcaaggagaggaagtggtaggaggagaggagaaagggaatgggatagatggagaagaaccgagacaggagcagagacggagaggagggagaaggaggaagggagaaagggagaaacagAACAGGGTTGATGAGACTGGAGCAGAGGGACGTGAAGGAGGGaacatggagaaggagaggggacaaggAGGGGGTAGGCAGAGAAAGAAAGGTAGCAGAAGCAGCCGTGTACAACGCAGCACCGAACTCAAAATTCAGCCCTCCTTCCACTGGACACGCGTAAAACAAACCCACATCCCCAAAGGTTGGATACACACAGGAGATAGAACCAACGCCATATCCCACAACTACGACTACGCCCTCCTGGAGCTCAAACAGCCAATTAAACAGAAGCACATGAAACTGGGTGTAGTGGCCCCTACAAAGCCCCTCCCCTTAGGTCGCATCCACTTCTCAGGGTTCGACAACGAGTCAGAGGGAGAACAAAAGGACGAAGGAGGGGAAAAGGTGGTCTATCGCTTCTGTTCAGTGACGGAGGAGTCAGACGACCTGTTGTATCAGCATTGTGATGCCCAGCAGGGGGCGTCAGGCGCTGGTGTATACATCCGCCTCAGACAGGAAGTGGTGGGGTCCAATAAGGGGAAGTGGCAGCGGAAGGTTATCGGGGTGTTCTCAGGGCACCGCCGGGTGGACGGGGACGGGGGTGAACAGAGGGACTATAATGTGGCGGTGAGGATCACTCCGCCTAAATACGCTCAGATCTGCCACTGGATCCATGGGGATCCCAGCATGTGTAGGGAGGCCTGAGACACCAGGGATATGTCAGACTGATCAGAGTAAGAAAAAAATAAGATATGCATTCATGTATCTCCTTTCACGGAGTCCTCAAAGCACTGAGGTGGTGGTGGACAAACTAACCAATGGCCAGCACAGAATGATCAGATGGAATAGAACTTTGGAATATGGGATGATTTTCTTGCTTTGGTCAATCAAACAGATCCCTATCCAGACTGAGGTCTCAAAATTCTATGGTGCGATAAAAACAGGTTTCTTTGTCACATGTGCTTTTTGTTTCCAAGAAATACCCATCGTGCACATAATATGGGTGCTAAGATGAGTTCCGTTGGTGATGATTTTTCTTGGGTAAATCTTTGTTTTTAGTGTCTACGTGATTCAGTTATCTAGCCAATGCTCTTTTTGTTATCATAATAGTTTTTTCCCAGGGTCTATATTTAGAGTGTAAATGTGTATTTTGTTGAGTATTTCCAGAACATATATTTTGCTTGGAAAAAAATTGGATCAAcagtgatgtaaaaaaaaaagcaaaaATAAAACGTCTTTATATTAAAACCTACCATTGAATACCAAAAAAAAACTTATGATGGACTGAACATGTTCAAGCATGAATGACAACAGTGGAGACATAAGTGATGAGGCCTGAAGTCTTTCTACCagtgtatttgtattttattgcatCTCAAGGGACTCGCATGcaagtgggggagaggagaggagtgatgcCATCCAAGAACCAAACACTGCCTTCAACCAAATATATAGCAAATATTGTTatccacatttttttattttatacgtTTTATTCCCCTTTTTCTTTCTCAATACTTTTTTTCCCACAACAGATTAAGATAGTCACTTTGGAAGAAAAACAACACATGGAACATCCAGTGTACATCTGAGCGGTTTACAGCTAACGAGTTCCCAACACCTCTGGAGTGTTGCTACGGGAGACAATACAACTCTACTGATCACTGCTCCACAATGACCTTAGGTCAGGGTTGTCAAAATCATTCCATGAAGTGGTTTGTGGTTTGTCCTTTCAattaagccctagacaaccacgtgtggggagttccttactCATTAGTGACCTtaaattcatcaatcaagtacaaagTCGGAgcgaaaacctgcagacactcggtcctccgtggaatgagtttgccACCTAAGCCTTAGGTTGACATGGGCTGTGTCCCAACAATATTTACAAACATCCTTTCCTTGTCTCCTTCATTTCATGACCACTGGTTGGTTTTCACCAATTGCCTTTCACCTATCAATTCAATTCAGATAATTGGCCGTTAAGTAAATGAGGAtttttttaaaagtatttggATGCAGCCTAGATCAACTTCACTTGACATGGTCAAATGCAGTAACACTCCACACCAACAGGGAGAGCCACAGTAAACACTGGGGGCTGAGTTTGCATTCAGTGCTGCCTCCAAATACAGATGAGATATTTTTCGAAACTGCTTGAATTTTTTAAAACCCTAGAATTCATAGACATAACTAAAATATATGATACATTTTCTCtcaaaataaagattaaataaatatatgtataaTCTATACTTAAAAATATTCTAAAATGCATATGTCAATTTGAACATAGTCCACAAATGTTGCATGTAACACACAATTAAAAAAATagacaaaataaaaacaaaacattttgtcGTATGATTTGTCATCTCGTAATCCCAGATTTGTGGTGACAGTTGTACATATTTCAATATTACTGCATCTGTTCTCAGAGGCTGGGTGGCTCAATTAATGGAGAGGAGTACAACTAAGTGTTGAATGATGTTAGAAAGACAGCAATATACAGAATTTGATTGGATAGCGAGGGAGAGGATAGGGCAGGGATTGGCCAGTGAGGTTTACACACACCGAACACAGTCCACGGTTAACAACACAATCCTCGTCTGGGAAACGCGCAAGAAAATCAACACAGATCCACCATTCCAAGTCAGCTGACACGTGGGAGTTCCAGAACAAATCTAAATACACTATCATTTTTTATGGTACATTTTTTTCTTAGTTTAGGTAAAGGATAACATtgaagtacacacacactcatacacagtTTAGTTTTCTGTGTCTATGATTCACATCCACAGCTTTTGCTACAACAGCAGACAGAGGTTACGGGGAAGTCAGAGGACAGGGGTCCTAGTGCTGATGGTTGATTGGCTGAAGGGGCTGGGGCGTGACAGGAGGGAGACGGGGGTGCACACATCCACATCCACAGCTCCAGACATAACAACAACCtctggagagaagagacagaggcagagagatggaTGATTACCACAATGTTATTCTGTAACTGGCTCTTTTCATTGCATTGTGTGCATGTCGTTTGGTGCCACTGTGAGAGAACCCTACCTCAGAGGGATGGGTTAGAGGGGTTTACATGAAGTCCTTGATGTTGAGGTCATCCAGGGCATTCTTGGGGGGCGGAGGCCTCCTCGGGCTCCCGGCCATCCCTGGAGATCCCATCTGTCACAGGGAACAGTGTTTCATGAAAtaggtgtgtctttgtgtgtgtgtgtgtgtctgtgtgtactctgtgtgtgtcttaccgGTGCTCCTGGGGCTGCAGGGGCTCCAAAGCCTGGCCTAACCATGGGCATCATGGGAGCTCCAGCGCCGGCCGCCCCGCcctgagagagaggaaacagtcaGACACTATGGCAGCCATTTTAGAGATGCGTACATGGGCCACCTAAAGGGGTCATTGGCCATCTTAGGTGCTCCTAATGGTCCTAGGTTGAGGGTGGGGTGGTCTTACCATGCTGAATCCTTGGTAAGACCCCATAAAAGAAGGGGATCCCATTGGAACGTTCTAGGGGTgtggagtgggggagaggaggtgggaaaTTACCACACTACATACAACACAGGCACAGTAAAGACAACACTgcaacaacaaacacacagacatatcACTGACACGCACACATAGTAAACATAGACAAAGAcatcataaaaaaaaacattttaagacGCACGCAAAGAGAGAACAGCAAAGCACATAAAAACACTCTAACCTCTTAAATCAGGTTCAGGTGATTTGCTCAGAAGCATTTGAAGACCACAGGGTCAATCATAAGAATACATGGATCAGGCAAGCCAGTTTAAATCAGCAACTGGTTATCTGATGTTCATGTCAGTGGTGAGGCTTTGGCTAAAATGAACAGCTGAAGCCATAGGTTAATACAGTAACTACAGACCCTATAGCAAACGCTTTCTTGGCTAATGGTTAGTGCAGCAATTAAATTATGAAGATTAAGCGATATACATTTGTATTGTGTTTCGTTTGGACACTGGGAAGAGGAGCTGTTGCTCAAAAAAttgtcttagtattttgtgttttctttaattatttgttcaggccagggtgtgacatgggtttattgtattgtcgtatttgggtttttgtaggcattgggattgtggttgattaggggtgtgtctagtataggcttggctgcctgaggcggttctcaatcagagtcaggtgattcttgttgtctctgatggggaaccgtatttaggtagccggggtttcactttgtattttcgtgggtgattgttcctgtctctgtgtagtttcaccagataggctgtaattaggtttcacgttccgtttgttgttttgtatttgtatagttatttcatgtatcgcgattgtttcattaagacatgagtaaccaccacgctgcatttcgctccgactctctttcgacaaacgaagaacgctgttacagaatcacccaccacacacggaccgagtggcgtggtaacaggcagaaggagcagcgaagggaggatgttatggacagcagatgtatggagtatacgacgtgggaagaaatagacaggtgggcggtcgacccagagagagtgcctgagcccgcctgggattcgctggagtagtgcgaagagggctataggagaatggagttggagaggtaatcacgacggcgcagaggaagcccgaaaagcagccccaaaaatgtattgggggggctcagagggagagtggctgagtcaggagatagacctgagccaactctccttgtttatcgtgaggagccaaggaggagaccagaaccagagccggtgttagaggtgagcgaagcagagactgtgaaggagttaatggggaaagtggaggagagagtaatgagggagttgctagtatggtgctataggtacgatattcgtccgacggagcgtgtcggggatttaatggcacctgggtcagcactccatactcgtcctgaggtgcgtgttagtcggctggtgaaaaatgtgccaagcctcacgcaccaggcctcctgtgtacctacctagccttgcacgtcctgtgccagtcctgctctcaggctttCCAGTACACcgtcacggtccagtccatcctgtgccaccttcacacaccagtcctccggtagcagctccccgcaccaggcttcctgtgcgtgtcctcgatcctgtagcaccagttccagcaccacgcaccaggccttctgtgcgcctcgcctgttcagcacagccagagccttccttccctcctgcgctgtcggagtctcccgcctgttcagcgctatcagagccttcctcctctacagcgctgccggagcctcctgcctgttcggagcagcctgagctgtcagtctgcatgaagcagccagagctgtcagtctgcagagCTGAAGTCaaccagagatgtcagtctgcaaagagctgccagtctgcaagggtGCTGTCAGtctggagcagccagagctgccagtctgaagCAGCCAGGGTGTCTGCATGTCAGCAGagctgcatgaagcagccagagctgtcagtctgcatgaagcagccagagctgtcagtcggcatgaagcagccagagctgtcagtcggcatgaagcagccagagctgtcagtcggcatgaagcagccagagctgtcagtctgcaaggagctgccagtctgcaaggagctgccagtctgcaaggagctgccagtctgcaagcagctgccagtctgcaaggagctgccagtctgcatggagcagccagaactgtgagtctgcatagagcagctagatccgccagtcagccatgatcttctagatctgccagtcaaccagattcttccagatctgccagtcaaccagtctcttccagatctgccagtcaaccagaatcttccagatccgccagccagccaggatctaccggagcctactacctgcctgagcttcatc is a genomic window of Oncorhynchus keta strain PuntledgeMale-10-30-2019 chromosome 19, Oket_V2, whole genome shotgun sequence containing:
- the LOC118398568 gene encoding inactive serine protease 35-like, whose amino-acid sequence is MTPIPLCLLLLCALPLCVLAWGGHGDGVDEEYGWSMQRVPLILDRHTVHLRSPTFGGKVEGAGEDEEGGCGIKCQSARPPPDWATLESMLGYETVYENGTRTHSNVTLQGLNDTTSHTPLHTPSHTRRKRQVYGEDGRFVISDSHFTTSYPFSTAVRLSTGCSGVQVSEKHILTAAHCVHDGKDYLQGVRRLKVGVLQVKSKRGRRGGRRRGGRRGGEEGQREEVVGVEEKGNGIDGEEPRQEERQRGGRRGGGEGQGEEVVGGEEKGNGIDGEEPRQEERQRGGRRGGGEGQGEEVVGGEEKGNGIDGEEPRQEQRRRGGRRRKGEREKQNRVDETGAEGREGGNMEKERGQGGGRQRKKGSRSSRVQRSTELKIQPSFHWTRVKQTHIPKGWIHTGDRTNAISHNYDYALLELKQPIKQKHMKLGVVAPTKPLPLGRIHFSGFDNESEGEQKDEGGEKVVYRFCSVTEESDDLLYQHCDAQQGASGAGVYIRLRQEVVGSNKGKWQRKVIGVFSGHRRVDGDGGEQRDYNVAVRITPPKYAQICHWIHGDPSMCREA